The Chitinispirillum alkaliphilum DNA segment CGATATGGATAGAATATTTGATAATATTAAAAAAACAGATCTATTGGTGTTGGCATCACCGTCCTATTGGGGAGACATAACAGCTCAAATGAAAGTGTTCATTGATAGATGCACACCTCTTTGCGAATACATAAACAGCCAGTCTGTACCTAAAGGGAAAATCGGAATTTCGATATCTATTCGAGCCGGAAAAATGGAAGCAGAAAATCTCCATCTTCTTGAGTGCTTCGAACATTATTTCGGGCACTTGAACATAAAACCTGTTAATCGGTTCAGTCTAACACAGGTAAATAAAAAAGATGATTTAGAAAACAAAAAGAAAGAGCTTTCAGAATTGAAAGATATTGCGATAATTGCTGCAAAAGAAATGAAAAAGGGAAGCAAAGAGTGCGATCAGAAATAAAAGATGGCGCAGATATTTGTTACTATAGTTTACAATGTATGACAAAGTGTGTATTGTTTATATGTTGAAGTATTTGAGAAAAGTTGTTGACAAAACCTGAGGCCGGCAATTATATGTTATGTCGATTTATGAAAAAAAGTACGATGATGTAACCTGTACAACTGGTAGCAAAGAGTTAAATTGTATAATGTTAATCACACCTAATCAGATATAACAATTAATCACATATAAAGGGGTTTTCCGGATGAAATTTTATTTACGGGTAATCAACCCGGCACTTTCAATACTCGTGTTGCTGATTTGTACCTGGGCTTCAATTTTTTATGATAGTGGGATTGATATTTTCGGTATTGTTGGTGGTAGCTTTTCTTCATACTTTTTTGCAAAAGGGATTTACACAAGCGGTTCACTGTTTTTATTCGGTAGGATACTATTAGATCTGCTATATAAAAATGAAAGTACAAGTAAAAAAGAATCGAAATATGATTTAGTTGCCACGGGAGCTTTTTTAAGTTTTACAATCAGCTCGTTGATAGGGTTGTTCCTATGGGCAAACAATATAAACCAAATCGATAATGAAGGTGTTAGTTTTTCAAACCCTACAGATTTGTCTGTTTTGAAATCTTATCAGGTTCCCGAAGTAAACAGATTGAGAATCGGAGGAACTATAAAAAATCACTCCATGTCAAATTGGTCAAATGTAAAAGTTAAGGCTAAATTATACATCGCAGACAGATATACCGGATCACAAACAACGTCAATAGACGTTATTCAAAGCAATGAACAAAATGATTTTGTAATCGATTTTCATGAAGTTGTCCTCTCCAAGGTTAATGATTCTGTTTCGTGGAAATTTGAGCTTGAAGGGGTACAGAGGTAATAAAAGAATCAAACAAGCACATAACACCCCAGTTCGAGCGGAAGGGGAGTGGCGACAACTGGAATCCTCTACACCAGAACCTCGCCAGAATATGTGGTTGGAAGTTTGATATTAAGAAAAGATAATCTGGTTATCATTACTCCGGCGATTAAACTTGCATAAAAATTTTCTCCATCTATTTCACAGGTCGAACGGCAGTAAGCTCCTAAAAAAAAACTATCGGGTACAAATCCGCCCCAATTACTGGCGAAAGCGCGAATATTGGAGCCAGTGTGGGGCTCTCAAGGCGTTCTTTGCCTACTTTCTTTGGCCTTGGAAAGAAAGTAGGTCGGGGTTTGGGGCTGAAGACCCCAATTGTTTTTGAAACAGCGCTTCTTAGCGCTGGACTCTTAAAAAAAGTAATGAAACTCAAACACTCTCTTATGCATATATAATTGCCGGAGTAATAACAAGAAAGGCCAGAAAATTACTTGTAAATAAATAGTTGCAATGTCAATGATGAACGAAGGGCATCGGGTGAAACCATTTAACGGCTTGGATTGTGAGCTGACCGGCAAGGAGGAATTGTTTTGTTGACACTGCAGTATGAATGTAGCTATATTGTGTCAGGAAAAATATTAGCTAATTAGCCTTATAAGTAAATTTAAAAGTTTCAGATGTGAATTTCCACGGCGAATTAAAAACGTGGTACTTTTCCAAAAAAACAATATTTAAAAGGAGCAAAAGTAAATGATTAAAAACATCAGAAATTTGACAATTCTTGCAGTAATGACCATTTTCGTAGCAATTGCATGTAGTCAATCTCCCTCTGAGGTCTATGAAAGAAAGGTCCAGGCTCTTGTAAACCAGAACTGGAGCGAAGTTTATGATTTTCATTGTGAATCTTCTCAGGAACAGCTTGTTGATGTATTAAAGTTTGTATTGGCATTGGATG contains these protein-coding regions:
- a CDS encoding Iron-sulfur flavoprotein, whose amino-acid sequence is MKAYLLSGSPNTDGSTITVLELLGKELNQLGFETKIEILDQCNIGFCRGCKRCELDFNCVQRDDMDRIFDNIKKTDLLVLASPSYWGDITAQMKVFIDRCTPLCEYINSQSVPKGKIGISISIRAGKMEAENLHLLECFEHYFGHLNIKPVNRFSLTQVNKKDDLENKKKELSELKDIAIIAAKEMKKGSKECDQK